gccctactcactgagccacaggtgctgcccaaaatttAACTGAAGGtaaattttaaaggtattttatattttagatgctgtggttttatgttttttgtataCCTTATACTACATAAGTGATAGTTactgtttttaattatataaaacttGAGACATGGTTTTCGCAGCGATCGTCCGCGGAGGCCGGGCTTGTGGGCCGTCAGGAGTGAGGGTTCTGGATCCCGGCCGCGAGATGAGGAACCTGGGGCCATGAGAGGTGAAATGATGAGTTACTacccaagtcacacagctaattaagtagcagagctgggattagaaCTCAGGTTTCCTGTCTCCCAAGATTATTAAAATGAGTCTTCGGAAGCAAACCCCTAGTGACTTCTTAAAGCAAATCATCGGACGGCCAGTTGTGGTAAAATTAAATTCTGGAGTGGATTATCGAGGGGTCCTGGCTTGCCTGGATGGCTACATGAATATAGCCCTGGAGCAGACAGAAGAATATGTAAATGGACAACTGAAGAATAAGTATGGGGATGCATTTATCTGAGGAAACAATGTATTGTACATAAGTACGCAGAAGAGAAGGATGTGAAGACTCCACAAGAGCAACACTTTTCATAGttggatatattttttatgaaatttttttctatattttggttcTTTCATAGTATGATTTGtaatgtttttataataattggcaattttttgttgatttatgagtaagataaatgtataaaattgtgGATGTAATTTCACATTTAAGTTTCAGTCATTTTCTTTTACCTCTGTGACAGTGTACagaatgctaaaagaaaacaaaataaaatcttaaaaaaaaaaacaaaacttgagacATGCTGCAAATGCATTAACACCAGACTTCTTATACAACATTTTTTCTCAAAGTATACTATGTAATATGCTATCACAAGGTTTACTCTTCAGAAAGTGTGAAGGGATAAattaatctcttttaaaaatcttaactaATATGGTTCATTGAAGGCCAAATAAAACATCAATATATTTTTAGAGCCTAAATGATGAGTAAAGAAATATCcatagagaaagaaagcaaacctATGGCTGCTTAGGAAAGGAGGAGCAGCATAAAGGAACTTTCTGGGATGATGAAAATGGTGGTGGTGATACAGGAACATAATCAAAACTCAATGTCCTAAATATACTCAAAGGTACTAAAATAGGTGTACTTTATTGTATATGAATTATACCCtaataatgtgtttttatttattattatcttttttttttgtagagacagagtctcactgtaccgccctcgggtagagtgccgtggcctcacacggctcacagcaacctccagctgttgggcttaagcgattctcctgcctcagcctcccgagcagctgggactgcaggcgcccgctacaacgcccggctatttttggttgcagtttggccggggccgggtttgaaccggccaccgtCGGCAtgtggagccggcgccctactcactgagccacaggcgccgccccggtaccctaataatgtgtttttaaatccctaaaagaaatacaataaaattctagttattttaagtgttaaagtaaataaaagttaaaaaaaaaaagtgggatattggctcggcgcctgtagttccagcgactaaggcaccagccacatacaccagagctggcgggtttgaacctaacccgggcctgctaaacaacaatgacaactacaaccaaaaaatagctaggcgttgtggcgggcacctgtagtcccaggtacttgggaggctgaggcaagagaaccgattaagaccaggagtcagaggtttctgtgagctgtgacgtcacagcactctaccgaaggtgacatagtgagactctgtctcaaaaaaaaaaaaggggggagggggataTTAGTCCCTTTGGAAAGGATAGAAGAAAAAtgtctttgtgtttatttttggtatcttaggaaaattaaaaataatatacccCGAATCATAAGGAACTCTACatgtaaatgcattttaaaacaaaacactcaCTTTGCCCATTCCAATGTTTAGCATTATCGTTTCAAATGATATTTGGTCTATAACTTTGTTGTACATTATGTGATTTTGAGTATTTGTTTGCATCCTGGTTCTtcctttctgtgcctgtcttccaTATCTCCAATCTGGCTTCTGCAATAAAGGTTTCTTTAGGTTGTGacattctataattcctttagctAGATTCTTTAGTCTCTGAACTTCTATAATTTTGTTAGGTTACATTATCTGATAAATCTAACAATGTCCTAAATCTCATGGATTTCCTATCAGCTGAATAGGTCAGACCATAATTTAAAAGGTTTTAAagatttctttcactttttataaaagcaaattatggaGTAATCATACCCAGACTGAATTTAAAAGGATTATCagtaatgaaattttaaacaagcctataaaaaaaattttcatctcaAAAACATGGCAAACTGGAGAGAGATTACCATAACAGTCTCAATTAATTGTTCTGTCTAGAGTGCATGCATTATGAGTGAACAAAACAATTTGGGGTCACTAAAAGTTACTTCCAGGAtggtaaaataagaaagaatttctcAGACTTGGGAGATCAGCTGTAAGACAAAGatgtaataagagaaaaaaatggaaggaacaaATTCTACAGCTGGCTTTCGAAAGTTATACAGTACATGTACCTTACTgctacaaatgaagaaacttggGCCCATGAAGTTTATATATgttaatacacatttttttattaaatcatagctgtgtacattaatgcaatcattgtgctggtattatatacaatttgtaatattttcatcaaactggttaacatagccttcatggcattttcttagttattgtgttaagacatttatattctacatttagtaagtttcacatattttaattaatCCAGCACAATTTTGGTGGAAAAGAGTAGGGGAAGATGAACTTCTTAAAGAAGATTATTTTTACATCTCTTGGAATTTGACAGAAGTAAATGTCATTAACTTACAATTAGGCATGGTAAGAACTGAGGTTTCCACAATACTACACAGTTACTCTTTCACAAGTTTCTGGtgtaattttcattcatttctactGATAATGCACCAGGTCAGATTATGGAGCTAATTCACccaattgttttatttcattttattattttatttatttacatttgagacaaagtctcactctattgccctgggtagagtactggggcatcacagctcacagcaacctcaaactcttgggctcaactgatcatcttgcctcagtctcctgccatagtgcccagctggttttagtagagacaggatctccctcttgctcaatttggtcttgaactcctgagctcaagcaatccagctgccttggcctcccagagggctaggattacaggtgtgagccacgagtCCAGCCCTGTTTtcgatttttaaaacatttagctAGGGCTATTAATCAAATAATAGATTCCAAGGGTTCTAATTTGTCCTGTAAGAGCATTTATAAATTCTACCCAACATTGGCTGCTATTTTGTATAACTTAAATTACTGTGGCTTTATCAAATGAACTTTTAGTTGCTAGATCAAATGAACTTTTTAGTTGCTAGATCAAATGAACTTTTTCAGTCAGCagagttctttccttttttaaaaatatctgcaaCTGTTGGAAACACCATCTCTTTTCCTTGACTAAACACTGTACTCCCCTGGTTAGATGCCTATTATCTCTGGCTACTCCTTTTTGGTTTCTTAGTTAAGACCCATTCCACAGCATCCTGTCCTAGGAAGCCATACTACACCATATACCCACTCGACTCAGTCTCCATGTGATCTCATGGAGGCAACCCTGACCTCTTGAATGCTACCTGCAATCTCGCCAGCTAACAAATCTTCTCATGGCTCTTCCACAGACATGTTACACTCAACCTGTTCTTGAATGAACAGAAAATCCCCTCTGTTCCTTACATCACCTACCTTCTTACATCTTAAGCTCAAAATCACATATTCATCTTCAACTCCCCACTCTCTGACATAATTGATCCATTATTGAATCTACATCCATATAGCTctcatctctttcttcctttctgcttccaTGGATTAATGCAATggtttaacataatttaagtgcgtTGCAGAAGTTTTAtctcaagtgtgccatgagataaaaaaggttgaaaacactggacTAATGGGTCAGTAGCATATACAGTGGGgatatgctggacaaagggatgattcacatcCCAGGTAGAAAGGTACAGGATTGCATACTACTGCAAGcagcatgcaatttaaaacttatgagttgttgatttctggaattttccattacTATTTTTAGACTCCAGTTGACTATGTGTAAAACCAAACCATGGAAAATGAAACCACAAATGGGGAGGACTACtgtaagataaaaacaaaaacaagagctACCAATTCCCAAAATGTGGGGAAATTCTCCTTGATATATCATTAATGAACAATGTACTTAATAAAAATTGAAGTTAAAAAGAAGGCCAATATGGCACAATGTTAATGgtctagaaataatattttaaagaatattgacATTCAAAAGATGGCGAAAAAGACGACAATGCAAAAATCTTATCTGGGAGAAAGGTGCTTTCACTTGATCAAATAACCAGTTGTGCTAATATGCAgccatatgtacatatatgatcTTTATGCTCACTTTAAGAGACAAAACTAAGTGAAATTGACATTTTGCGCTATCTTCTCAAGCATCTATGTCTGCATCTTCGTGGtacatttatattcataataatggctcttaaaacattaaaaagattaaagttaaaaaagaataaagttattttcacagtgtttaaaaaacagaaaaaatgataaTCTTCAACTAAATAGAAACCCATTTATTCAACACACTGATGGTAACTTATTAGGCTACAATCACAAACCAAAAACTGAGCAAATACGGTATGTCAAGCATTGTTTTAAATGCTTAATGTgaaggtcaggtgtggtggctcccgcctataatcccagcaccctgggaagctgagtggatttgcttgaggtcaggagtttgagaccagcctgagccagagtgagaccccatctctaaaaatagctgggcgttgtagtgggcaccttcagtaccagctacctgggaagctgaggcaagagaatcacttgagcccaagagtttgaggttgctgtgagctgtgacgcaatagCACTCAACaccagggcaactaagtgagactctgtttaaaaaaaaaaaaaaaatgctttgtgtGTAAACACATTGAAATCCTTTTAACTATCCTAAGTGATATTAGTTACTACATGTCTAGAATTGAGCAGATACATAGTaactattcaataaatacttgtcatGAATGGGTCACATCtattttgcagataaagaaactggCCCAGAAGTTACTAAGCTCGCTCAGAGTCATACAGCTAATATGTACTCTGAGGCAGAATCagaatttaaattcaagaagttgGCCAGAGCTCACACTTTTTAACTCTTCACTATTACATACCTTTAACATTAATACTATCTTTACTCAAAAGATATAATCTATTACTATTTTAGTGTATGCAGTAGAAATAGTAGgaaaaaaagcaatggagaggTGACTACTTGACTGCTAGTTTTGAAAATATATGTAGAGTGTGTCATAATTTCTTGCTACTGATCATGTTTTACATAATCTCtaagccccagtttcctcatctatatatTAAGAATAATAATGACATTGTACCTTACAGGGTTAAATGAGCAAATATACATGAAATGATTATAAGAGTATATGATAAATAAGGCTTTTTATTAGCTAAAATTATTACTTAAATGTTAAGGCAGAATGTTTTATTTCTACCACTTTTATCATAAACAAGAGCAGTTTGTAATAGTTTCCATGAGATACCTACGTAATGTATCATTATATATCTggcatcatatatatataaaccagcaattctcaacctgtgggttgcaactcctttgggggttgaacaaccctttcacaggggttgcctaaatacatcctgcatatcaaatatttacattaccattcataatagtagcaaaattagtcatgaagtagcaaggaaaataattttatggttgggggtcaccacaacatgaggaactacattaaagggtcatggcattaggaaggttgagaatcactgatctaaATGATAGCTAAATAATTAcattaacaaaaaattataagGGACACTACAAATTATACTCTTCTGATTTTTACTTACAACACTCCCAGATTTTTTCACAGATTTCTTTTAATGCCTAAGAACCTTTCCTGTAATCAAGAACACTCGGCTTTGAAATGTAGTCAAAAGATCTGCTTAAAGAATTGTTCTTTGCTCCCTTCTTTCCCAATGTGGTAATTTTCCTTCAACTATAGTACAGGtaccctttttattttctctttcaagacattaaaatgtattatgtaaCTAGCTTACTGCTAATCTATATATAACCACTTATAATCAAGAGAGACCCTAAGAATACAAGTATTAATCAGCATTTTATACCCTTCCAACATTAATAATAGTAAGAGCATTTTACACACTAACTCaaattacatgattttttttttaagattatggaACATACTGTAACAGCAGCATATAATTTTACAACACACTAATTCTTTTACAATTAATTAAAAGGTATCCTGTAATATTATCAGCATCAATGAGAAAAGACCACCAATTTTTGATGTGACAAAGCATTTTGGAGGGGAAAGTTTAAATTTATCTTCAGTAAACAGTTTTCACATGCATAACTACAAAAATTATGGGAATAATATAACTAATCATTCTGGACCCTAGAGTAATTCGAAGCAGATGATTATTCagattgtttttaatgaaaaactaaaaaacatttatttatttattttaagacagtctcactacgtcatccttggtagagtgcaatggcgtcacagctcacagcaacctcaaactcttgggcttaagtgattctcttgcctcagcctctcaagtagctgggactacaggcacctaacacaatgcctggctattttttttgttgtaattgtcattgttgtttagcagacccagaccaggttcgaacccaccaaccccggtgtatgtggccagcaccctaaccactgagctatgggcaccaagcttaaaaaacattttaaaaactgattcataaagagaaaaaagaacaatgcaATTTTACCAATAAGTAAAAACAACAGTTCTGGAAAA
This is a stretch of genomic DNA from Nycticebus coucang isolate mNycCou1 chromosome 14, mNycCou1.pri, whole genome shotgun sequence. It encodes these proteins:
- the LOC128565994 gene encoding U6 snRNA-associated Sm-like protein LSm6, producing the protein MSLRKQTPSDFLKQIIGRPVVVKLNSGVDYRGVLACLDGYMNIALEQTEEYVNGQLKNKYGDAFI